The Setaria italica strain Yugu1 chromosome IX, Setaria_italica_v2.0, whole genome shotgun sequence genome has a window encoding:
- the LOC101763780 gene encoding beta-glucuronosyltransferase GlcAT14A, producing the protein MAMRARVMGLGGGRRELLVSAAFTALLVASILLLPSLLLTGAGAGPKSWPFLSSLAASDGAAGEAPRYPVSFAYLISASSGDAGRAARLLAALYHPANSYLLHLDREAPAEEHRRLAELVSGRGVYATAGNVWIVGRPNLVTYRGPTMLTTTLHAVALLLRLRRRWDWFVNLSASDYPLVTQDDMMEAFAGLPRDLNFIQHTSHLGWKIKKRARPVILDTALYEDGRAELLRPENISTNLRRFPTAFKLYTGSAWTMLSRPFAEYVTMGWDNLPRTLLLYHANIISSPEFYFQTVACNSRRFRNATVNHDLHFIRWDNPPKQHPLYLTARDYRRMLLSGVPFARKFREGDPVLDRIDRDILRRRDPGQFAYGGWCSEGGAALCGNPQEPGREGAVKAGAGSRRLKALLRKALSPKNFRKQQCR; encoded by the exons ATGGCGATGCGGGCGCGGGTGATGGGgctgggcggcggccggcgggagctGCTGGTCTCCGCCGCCTTCACGGCGCTCCTCGTCgcctccatcctcctcctcccgtcgctCCTCCTCACGGGCGCTGGCGCGGGCCCCAAGAGCTGGCCTTTCCTCTCATCGCTGGCCGCctccgacggcgccgccggcgaggcgccgCGGTACCCGGTCTCGTTCGCGTACCTCATCTCGGCGTCCTCGGGGGAcgccggccgcgcggcgcggctgcTGGCGGCGCTGTACCACCCGGCCAACAGCTACCTGCTGCACCTGGACCGGGAGGCCCCCGCGGAGGAGCACCGCCGGCTGGCGGAGCTCGTGTCCGGGCGGGGCGTGTACGCGACCGCGGGCAACGTGTGGATCGTCGGCAGGCCCAATCTCGTCACCTACCGGGGCCCCACCATGCTCACCACCACGCTGCACGCCGTCGCGCtgctgctccgcctccgccgccgctgggacTGGTTCGTCAACCTCAGCGCATCCGACTACCCGCTCGTCACCCAGGACG ACATGATGGAGGCGTTCGCCGGGCTGCCAAGGGACCTCAACTTCATCCAGCACACCAGCCACCTCGGCTGGAAGAT AAAGAagcgggcgcggccggtgaTCCTGGACACGGCGCTGTACGAGGACGGGCGGGCGGAGCTCCTCCGGCCGGAGAACATTTCCACCAACCTCCGGAGATTCCCCACGGCCTTCAAGCTCTACACAG GGTCGGCGTGGACGATGCTGTCGCGGCCGTTCGCGGAGTACGTGACCATGGGTTGGGACAACCTCCCCCGGACCCTCCTCCTCTACCACGCCAACATCATCTCCTCGCCGGAGTTCTACTTCCAGACGGTGGCCTGCAACTCGCGGCGGTTCCGCAACGCGACCGTGAACCACGACCTGCACTTCATCCGGTGGGACAACCCGCCGAAGCAGCACCCGCTTTACCTCACTGCCAGGGACTACCGCCGGATGCTACTCAGCGGCGTCCCCTTCGCGCGCAAGTTCAGGGAAGGCGACCCGGTGCTGGACCGGATCGACCGGGACAtcctccggcggcgggaccCCGGCCAGTTCGCCTACGGCGGGTGGTGCTCCGAGGGGGGCGCGGCGCTCTGCGGCAACCCGCAGGAGCCTGGCAGGGAGGGCGCTGTCAAGGCCGGCGCCGGGTCCCGGCGGCTCAAGGCGCTGCTCCGCAAGGCGCTGTCTCCAAAGAATTTCAGGAAGCAGCAGTGTAGATGA
- the LOC101763372 gene encoding 50S ribosomal protein L28, chloroplastic — protein MATATLLSSSFAMPAAARRASSSSSTSLGFATSQLAGLSLSAGAATSTAIAPLPKRQFQPIVVRRVCPFTDKKTNRANKVSFSNHKTKKQQFVNLQYKKLWWEAGKRFVKLRLSTKALKTIEKHGLDAVARKAGIDLNKK, from the exons ATGGCGACCGCCACGCTGCTGAGCTCCTCCTTCgccatgcccgccgccgcccggagggcctcctcctcgtcctccacctccctcGGCTTCGCCACGTCACAGCTCGCCGgcctctccctctccgccgGCGCTGCCACTTCAACCGCCATCGCCCCCCTCCCCAAGAGGCAGTTCCAGCCCATCGTCGTGC GCCGGGTGTGCCCCTTCACTGACAAGAAGACGAACCGGGCGAACAAGGTGTCCTTCTCCAACCACAAGACGAAGAAGCAGCAGTTCGTGAACCTGCAGTACAAGAAGCTGTGGTGGGAGGCCGGCAAGCGCTTCGTCAAGCTGCGCCTCTCCACCAAGGCCCTCAAGACCATCGAGAAGCACGGCCTCGACGCCGTCGCGCGCAAGGCCGGCATCGACCTCAACAAGAAGTGA